A genomic segment from Hypomesus transpacificus isolate Combined female chromosome 13, fHypTra1, whole genome shotgun sequence encodes:
- the tbkbp1 gene encoding LOW QUALITY PROTEIN: TANK-binding kinase 1-binding protein 1 (The sequence of the model RefSeq protein was modified relative to this genomic sequence to represent the inferred CDS: deleted 1 base in 1 codon) — MESLFGGELGLLGGGEGLKEDGCGGWRSPPSPDGMYSASHFTLITAYQDIKTRLAGLERENSGIKRKLKMYEIKFPMISEFVEDRNSYCSFEAKETALLQSENGNLQQRVGALAHELQKRKEREEQLEDVIQAYEKIHMEKSTVQRDLDKMTSLVEKHVERILSLESALRQRDSSLQKINTQLHGKDMQYLQLHASPDTHMLDCPTLTLQGSRSLDTLSDLKLQRLEAELEGVRHEAQGACQREEELKAECERMQEELRQLQNNQRGREMRSSCEQCDVEWIKKVGDEQVNLALAYTELTEELGRLQALSSLQKDILRKASQEQASPVQRHSPTPHQRHSPVSQRHSPIPQRHSPIPPLHHSPLSQRRSPVLQRLSPDMHRRSPLLDVNDGPASYSSRPPSHHLRASFQGRRSYSEVADPSAYQRPPRFSLDPVSTLPKPRPYGDGGYSEQQQQQHGLSQHGGPLHGGAQLRGSPSGLQGPGGEGGMGENSRHSRELPFPLSEVSHLHFESPPSATSASHPTQSSEDEEEWACPHPISPPRTLGVPNVAVPNAMRGGGPASCSAFPIPQRPNTLSCHPPGYLPAEHAQSWPSINLWMETEESDMRSCPLCQLIFPVGYPDDALIKHIDSHLENSKI, encoded by the exons ATGGAGTCTCTTTTCGGGGGAGAGCTGGGGctgctgggtggaggtgaggggctgAAGGAGGACGGCTGTGGCGGCTGGCGTTCTCCTCCCAGCCCAGACGGTATGTACTCAGCCTCCCACTTCACCCTCATCACCGCCTACCAGGACATCAAGACACGCCTGGCGGGcctggagagggagaacagtGGCATCAAGAGGAAGCTGAAGATGTATGAGATCAAG TTCCCCATGATCAGTGAGTTCGTGGAGGACAGGAACTCCTACTGCTCATTCGAGGCCAAGGAGACAGCCCTCCTGCAGTCGGAGAACGGCAACCTGCAGCAGAGGGTCGGTGCCCTGGCCCACGAG ctccagaagaggaaggagagggaggagcagctTGAGGATGTGATCCAGGCGTATGAGAAGATCCACATGGAGAAGAGCACCGTGCAGAGGGACCTGGACAAGATG ACCAGCCTGGTGGAGAAGCATGTGGAGCGCATCCTGAGTCTGGAATCAGCTCTGAGGCAGCGAGACAGCTCCCTGCAGAAGATCAACACCCAGCTGCATGGCAAGGACATGCAGTACCTGCAGCTGCACGCCAGCCcggacacacaca tgCTGGACTGCCCTACCCTGACCCTGCAGGGCTCCCGTAGTTTGGACACTCTCTCCGACCTCAAGCTCCAGCGTCTGGAGGCGGAGCTAGAGGGGGTGAGGCACGAGGCTCAAGGGGCCtgtcagagggaggaggagctaaAGGCAGAGTGTGAGCGAATGCAAGAGGAGCTAAGACAGTTGCAGAACAACCAGAGAGGAAGG GAAATGAGGTCGTCGTGTGAGCAGTGTGATGTTGAATGGATAAAGAAGGTGGGAGATGAGCA GGTGAACTTGGCTCTGGCCTACACGGAGCTCACAGAGGAGTTGGGACGTCTCCAAGCTCTGAGCTCCCTGCAGAAGGACATCCTTAGGAAGGCCTCTCAGGAGCAGGCTAGCCCAG TCCAGAGGCATTCTCCCACCCCTCACCAGCGCCACTCCCCAGTGTCCCAGCGccactcccccatcccccaacgCCACTCTCCGATTCCACCCCTGCACCACTCGCCCCTCTCCCAGAGGCGCTCCCCGGTCCTGCAGCGCCTCTCCCCGGATATGCACCGCCGCTCTCCCCTGCTGGACGTCAACGACGGCCCCGCCTCCTACTCCAGCCGCCCCCCCAGCCATCACCTGAGGGCCAGCTTCCAGGGTCGCCGTAGTTACTCTGAGGTGGCCGACCCCTCTGCCTACCAGCGGCCCCCCCGCTTCTCCCTGGACCCCGTGTCCACCCTGCCCAAGCCCCGGCCCTACGGGGACGGGGGGTACTccgagcagcagcagcagcagcacggaCTGTCCCAGCACGGGGGGCCTCTTCACGGAGGAGCCCAGCTCAGAGGCTCCCCGTCTGGGCTGCAGGGCCCGGGCGGAGAGGGGGGCATGGGCGAGAACTCCCGGCATTCCAGGGAGCTTCCCTTCCCCCTGTCCGAGGTGTCCCACCTTCACTTCGAGTCGCCTCCATCCGCCACGTCCGCCTCGCATCCGACCCAGTCGtctgaggacgaggaggagtggGCTTGCCCGCATCCCATCAGTCCTCCGCGGACGCTGGGGGTGCCTAACGTGGCCGTGCCCAAcgccatgagg gggggggggccagcGTCCTGCTCGGCCTTCCCCATCCCGCAGCGGCCCAACACCCTCAGCTGCCACCCACCGGGCTACCTGCCGGCTGAACACGCCCAGTCCTGGCCCTCCATCAAT CTGTGGATGGAGACGGAGGAGAGTGACATGAGGAGCTGCCCGCTCTGTCAGCTGATCTTTCCCGTGGGTTACCCTGACGACGCTCTCATCAAGCACATCGACTCCCACCTGGAGAACAGCAAGATCTGA